In the Fuerstiella sp. genome, TCCTGTCGCGCAAGGACGAATGCAGATCTGTCGCGACGAGTGAGTGCTTCCGTTGAAGCTGTTGAGACGTCTGCCGGTCGAATCGTGCCCCGTGAAGAAACCCCTCAAGTGAGCAGACGGATCGGTGTAGCCCTTCGGCGGCATTGGGACGATGGCGTGCACACCTGCCGTATCCCGGCGCTGGCCACAACTCCCCGTGGCACTTTGCTTTGCGTGTATGACATGCGGCGGCGAATGAGCCGGGATTTGCAGGAGGATATTGATATTGGTCTGTTACGAAGCACTGACGGTGGTCGTAGCTGGACAGTTCCGCAGGTCATCATGGATATGGATACGTTTGGCGGATTGCCACAGGAATTGAACGGATGCAGTGATCCGGGGATCATCGTCGATCCGTCGACCGGTGAAATCTTCTGCTTTGCACTCTGGACGAACGGCAGGGCCGGTACGCATCAGTGGACAAAAGGCGGTTCTGAAACGGGTCTGGAGATTGATCAAAGTGTCCAGTTCATGATGGTGACTTCGAAAGACGATGGTCAGACGTGGTCGCAGCCACAGAATATGACACGTATCTGGAAGGATCCCAGCTGGATTTTGTACGCACCATCGCCGCAACAGGGTATTGCACTGAGAGACGGCACACTGGTGATGCCAACTCAGGGACGCGACTCACAGGATCGACGTTTTTCCAACCTGCTTGTCAGTCAGGATCATGGGAAGTCCTGGACCGTCAGTTCCGCGGCGTCTTATGGCAATACGGAATGCCAGGCCGTTCAGTTGTCAGACGGTTCGATCATGCTGAATTGTCGCACAGAGAGGCCTACAAAATTTCGCACAGTGGCTGTTACACACGATCTTGGCCAAACCTGGAATCCGCACTCCACCAGTCGTAAGGATATTATTGAGCCCAACTGTAACGGCAGTACCTATCGGTTCGACTACCGGGACGGCAGTGAAACAAAGTCTGTGTTGCTGTTCGCGAATCCGCATTCACAGAAGAGTCGGACGCATCACAGCATTCAGCTGAGTTTCGATGAGGGAAGAACATGGCCACCGGAGTACCGAACGCTGCTTGACGAGGGGCGTGGTGCCGGTTACCCCAGTTTGAGTCGCGTTGATGACCGACACATCGGGATTGTATATGAAGGGAGTGGTTCGCACCTGGTATTTGAGAAGCTTTCGATTGACGAACTGCTGAAGCCTCAGGGCTGACACAGTTACCTGCGAAGTCCGGACCACGCTGTGGAATATCTCGAGGCACAGAGGCCGTGCCTGTGTGATGCAGCGGGAAATCCGAACCGTACGTTTTGCTTTATGAAACCAGCTTCGTACTTCCACTGGTATCCCAGGCTGTCTGTTTCGATCCGGCGTCGGGCACGTTGACTCAACGATATCATGCTGATGTACTCTCAATAACTGAAGTCATGAGCTGACGAGATCATGTCCTGGAAGAATCCGTATTCTTGTGGCCTGTAACCTTGCTGATACTGTGTCCTCGTTTCAGGAGGATGGATTCGTCATCGTCCGCTCGCTGCTTGAAGCAGACGAACTGGCTGAGCTGGATCGGCAGATCCGTCGATAGATCGAAGAGGTTCTGCCGTCCGTACCGCGGACTCACAAATTTTATGAATCCGGCAGCAGCGGGCCGTTGAAGCATTTCTCCCGAATGGAGTTGTACGACGATTTTTTCAGAGGATTTTTTCAACACGCCAGAACGATAGAACTGGCTGAGGTGTGCCGTGGTACTTCCGTGGAGCCGGTAACTTCCGCGTGTTTTACAAGCCGGCCCACGTAGGTGGTCCGGCACTTCCACATCAGGACAATGCTTATTTCAATTTCCTGCCGCCGTACGGGTTTGTTGTCTGGATTGCCCTGGATCAGGTGACTCTTGCCAACGGTGCCGTGCATTTTTCCAGAGGATGGCACCGGCTCGGCCAGTTGCCCCACAATCACACCGGAAATCCACGTTTTGGCCGAGCTGTTATGACGACACCCGATCCGACTCACCATCCTGAAACACCCGTTCTTTTAAATCCAGGTGATGCTTCACTGCATCATTTTCTGACCGTTCATCGCAGTGGACCAAACCGGACAGACCATAATCGACGTGGGTTCGTAATGGATTACAGGGCCGGCAGCGCGGAACCGGACCAAAACGCCAGTGCAGAGCAGGAGGCGTATAAGGAAAATGTTTTCAAACAATTCGGGGTGATGTAGGTTTTGATACTCAGCGGGCCCTGAACGAAAATGACAGACACAGGGAATGTTAAGGCCATCTGGTGTGATGTTTGTCCATTTCTTCCGGTACTGTTTCTCCGTGTTGGCTACTCAAGCGGTCGGTGGCCGTACTCACGACTGTCAGTGGCATTAGTTACGCGGATTTTCGTGAGAATTTAAAGCCGTTGATCAGAGGCATGGGACGCGCGGCTTCCGCATTTGACAGCTGATGCAGGAAACGAGGGACATACGTTCGTATATTGATAAACCTTGGCAAATCAGTGACCAGCTGAACGTGTTCGGACTGCCTGACAGAAGAACATCACACGGATTCTTTTCACTGTATGGTTCATCGCGGAGTATGGTTCATCGCAGAGTATGGTTCATCACAGAGTACTTTAGACCTGCAGAGTTTGCTCTGTGTGGACAGCAGGGTTCCTTGTTGTTTCACCGGATCCTGTCAACACGTTCCTCAGATGATCAGTGAGAGCTGTCAAACCCTGTGTTTTTGTTAATATGTTGGTCCATCACTGCAACTGAGACTCAACACACTTCGTCACCAACTATGTTATTGTGCCGTCTGCGGCCGCAAAACGGGAACTCATGACAGTCTGTAACCTGGAGGAGTCACTTGGATTCGTTCCCCGGCGTACGACTCGGGAACGTGATCAGCATCGAAAAGACATTGTTGAGTTCATTGCACTGAAACTCATTGCGGCAGGACAGCCGGTCCCGCAAAACCTGAAGACATCCGATCCGCTTGGCGCCGAACGGATTCTGGCGACTCACTTCCAGCGTCTCAGGCATCTGGAAAATCTCCGGTGTCCGGCAGACCAAAGAATCGAGAGTTACCTGGCCCGACACTTTGAGGGTTTCGAGTTTGTCGAGGAGTTGAAACTGCCGGATACGACATTTGTGCTGGATCGTCACGGGATTGCCCGCGAGTTGTCATTGCCCTTTGACGGCGATCATTATGTCAACGAGCTTGTCTCGTCATATCGTGTTCGGAACGGTGTCCTTAATAATCCTCGACATGACCGACGCACCACGAAAGGAACGTTTCACGTCGTCGAAGGAGGACTTCCGGTCCCGAATGACAAACGTTCGGTACCAAAACAGACCTTTGTGCATATGTTTCGGGCGGCAGTGAATCCATCTGCCGAATTGATGCATTTGCCGTTCACCGTTGAAGAACAGAATCAGGCCGAAGTGTTTGTGTCTTTAATGATGCGTCCACTGGTATGCCCGGAAGTTAAAAACGTTTGCAGTGAACAGACGATGGAGATCCGTTTTTTTGCTCCGGGTACACTGGTCAGCAATCTGGACTTTGTCGAATCTATATTTGGTAATGCGGGTGATCCGTTTCTTCCGGCAAACGATGCAGGCCTGGACGTTGAACACTGGAGTGGTCACACCGGATGCGTCATTCTCGCGCCGCATCTGACCGGTCTGACAAAGAAGGATCTCGGGCTTCCTCATCACGATGATGCAAGTGAACGACAGCGCCGTGACGGCATGTGCTGGACGGCGGAAGATGAATGCTACAATGATGGCATTCCTTTCAAGGTCACCTGTCGGAACACCGATGGTGTGATTGTCACGCTGATTGCCGACAATTATTTCGGCTACTGTAAAAAAGAAGTCAAAACACAAATTAGTTATGCGAGTAATCTTGCGGGAAATTACGAAGAAGAACATGCAGGTGGCACACTGGCTTTCGCCAGCTTCAGTCTGGGAGACGAGTTTATTGCCGAAGCTCATCGTGGTAACACACGTACGTTTCAGAATGTGATCGATGACTATGGCGACCGACTGGATGTGCGAAGGGAAGGCTGGGCAGTTGATCGAACGTATCCGGAACTTATCTATGTTCCGGAGAACTGTGTTGCGACCGTACACGATCAGACCGTGTCATGGACAAATGAAAGTGGCCGCCATTCGATTCCGTTGATGCCGGACAGCGTTTATATCACTCCGTCCGGTTATAAGGTTCATCTTGAGAAACACCCGGCAGCTCCCACGTGGAGGCTGATCGGAACGGTGGCGGAAGGTGTGTTTTGTCACAAACCGTGTACGGTCAGCGGAGGCGGCAAAAGTGAAATCAGCAAGTCGATTGCTGACTATCTGCTCCACGGTCCGATTTTCGTGGCAGATGTTGATTCGGATCTTGAGCTGGTACAGCAGATTTTCGATCGTGACTACTCGGACCGCTGGAGTCCGTCAGGGACAGTGCATCCGGACTACGAGACCGAACCGTCACGCTCGCTGCTCGATCCCAAACGTTCCCTGGGAAGCGTGGTTAAACTGCTCACACCCTCGGTCGATTACACGGACGAATATAATGGCTGGCTTGAGTCACTTCCGGGTTACATCTATGCCATTGTGTTCATCATCAAGCGGATGCATCGTGGTGGTGATGATACAGACTGGAAACAACAGTTCACTGTGGACATCGTGAATGGTCATTCCGGACATGAGCTGAAATACGGTGGCCGAAAACTGGTTGGTACCTATCTGCGAGTTGGATTACTCGGTGAAAAGAAATGGCGGACCTATAAACTGCGCCAGGATTTTGCACCGGCTCAGAAAATTCAGACAGAAGACGATATTAGTGTATCGGTGGTGGTGCCTCTGAATCAGCTGAAAGATCTCGGGCCTCGCACCGGGGACCCAATCAGCTGCAAATTTGTTCGGAACTGTGAGTACCGGCTTTTTCAGCGTCCTGACGATGCGATTCATCGAGGTCTGGACAGGCAGACCGAAGCGGACCTTGCGCGAGACGATAATTTTATTGTGAATTTCGAGCCGCTGTCACGCGATCGCATACGAGACATCTGCGACCGGGCCGTTGATCTCAGTCAATTCACGCAGCCCATGCAGAAACTGCTGCGGGATGCCCGGGATGAAGATCACGGCTATGTGGTTTGTTCGGCAACTCCGCGCATGATCGACGGGAAGCCCAGTAGAAATCCTCGCTACCTGCAGTCAAGACTGGACCTGATCAACCCGTTTGACCGCTATGTCGGTGAAATTGGCGCTCGACTGTCGAGAGCGGTCCCATCGGACGAACCCGTGTATCAGCCCGTTCACTCTGTTTTGATCGGACGTCGAAACAACCCTGCGGATTACGACAACGGAATCCGGCCGCTGGCTGTTTACAATCCGATTCACTATCAGGAACTGCCCGAATTGTTTATGGACTTCATTTGTGCACTGACGGGAAAGAGTCCTTCCACAACAGGTGCCGGAAGTGAAGGCGCACTGACCAAGGGACCGTTCAATGCTCTGTTACCAATCACGGACCTCAATGCAGCACTGGTCAGCTACCTGCTGACCGGACTCGCCGGTTTTTCAACCCCCGCAGGACACATCGGTTCCAATGTTCGTGTCGATCATGATATCAGTCTGTTAATTCCTGAGATCTGGTGTCGGTTGACTCCTGAAGAACGTGAGCCCGGTTCACTTCTTCGGGAAGGTCTGCTGGAGAAACTGGACGACTACGAATTTGACGGCAGAGGCATTCAAGCCAGCCGACTGGGGTACCGTATTACATCGCGGTTTATCCGTACCTTCGCGGGGCGGGTTTTTGATAATCCTCGTAAGGTATTCGATGATGCAATTCTGCGACCGGAAAGTCAGGATGAAGCCGCCTTTGCCGACGGCATTCTGTACATCACGGAAGCTCATCAACGGGTATCGAAGAATTATCTGGAAGACGGATCTGTTGATCTGGCATGTCCCCCTTTGCGAGCATTGATCCATATCATGGCGGAAGGAAATTATCGCGGGAAAACGGTGCATGATCCGGAGATTCGTGAGCTGTTTACTTTACCGTCGATGTTAAGTTCAGAGTGGTATAAGGAGCGGCTGAAGACTCGCCGCCAACGCGACCGGTCACGCTGGCAGGACCATGTGAAGTATCTGCGGAGTTTTCTGAATCAGCCGGAGTTCTCAGCCGATGTTGCAGAACTCGACCTCGATGCCCGACTGCAACTGGCTCAGCGGGAACTTGAAAGGGTCTCCGGTTCGGATTAC is a window encoding:
- a CDS encoding exo-alpha-sialidase; its protein translation is MRNRFLKVIILSMILLVPGFSHAASPDAVVRQMVRPVLVRNEHNTLLQLTIDTDEPFVQVRSITIAFKGAAELESVQFYFSGDKPEFSSEKTFGDRVKPEPMIVFGGHARLNAGTNHFWLSCRARTNADLSRRVSASVEAVETSAGRIVPREETPQVSRRIGVALRRHWDDGVHTCRIPALATTPRGTLLCVYDMRRRMSRDLQEDIDIGLLRSTDGGRSWTVPQVIMDMDTFGGLPQELNGCSDPGIIVDPSTGEIFCFALWTNGRAGTHQWTKGGSETGLEIDQSVQFMMVTSKDDGQTWSQPQNMTRIWKDPSWILYAPSPQQGIALRDGTLVMPTQGRDSQDRRFSNLLVSQDHGKSWTVSSAASYGNTECQAVQLSDGSIMLNCRTERPTKFRTVAVTHDLGQTWNPHSTSRKDIIEPNCNGSTYRFDYRDGSETKSVLLFANPHSQKSRTHHSIQLSFDEGRTWPPEYRTLLDEGRGAGYPSLSRVDDRHIGIVYEGSGSHLVFEKLSIDELLKPQG
- a CDS encoding phytanoyl-CoA dioxygenase family protein yields the protein MPWYFRGAGNFRVFYKPAHVGGPALPHQDNAYFNFLPPYGFVVWIALDQVTLANGAVHFSRGWHRLGQLPHNHTGNPRFGRAVMTTPDPTHHPETPVLLNPGDASLHHFLTVHRSGPNRTDHNRRGFVMDYRAGSAEPDQNASAEQEAYKENVFKQFGVM